The genomic DNA ATTGAATCCGGTGACAGCGCGCTGAGCCGTCAGGAAGCGGCAATGCAAAAAGAGCAGTGGAATGACACCCGCTCGTTACGCCAGAAAGTGAATAAACGTGCTGAAAAAGAGTTTGATAAAGCTGATGTGGCGTTTGATGCCCGCGACAAATGTGAGCAGAGCGCCAACATGAATGCCTACTGGGAGCCCAATACCCTTCGCTGCCTCGATCGTTCAACCGGCCGCGCGATCAACCCATAATCCCGACGGGTGCCGCCTCCCGGCACCCTTTTCACTCGTTGTTACAGTAAGGATTTTTCATGGCTGACGCCTGGACTATCAAGCTACGCCCGCTTGAGCGCGAAGACCTGCGCTTTGTTCATCAACTCGACAACAACGCCAGCGTCATGCGCTACTGGTTTGAAGAGCCGTACGAAGCCTTCGTCGAACTCTCCGACCTGTACGACAAACACATCCATGATCAGAGCGAGCGTCGTTTCGTGGTGGAGTGTAATGGTGAGAAAGCGGGTCTGGTTGAGCTGGTCGAAATCAACCATGTTCACCGCCGCGCCGAATTTCAGATAATCATCTCCCCGGAATACCAGGGCAAAGGACTGGCGTCGAGAGCGGCAAAACTGGCGATGGACTACGGCTTTACTGTTCTGAATCTCTATAAGCTTTATTTAATCGTTGATAAAGAAAACGAGAAAGCCATTCACATCTACCGCAAACTGGGCTTTATGGTGGAGGGAGAACTCATCCATGAGTTCTTTATTAATGGTGAATACCGCAACACCATTCGGATGTGCATTTTCCAGCAGCAGTATCTTTCCGGGCATAAAACCGGGAATACGCTGCTGAAACCCACGGCTCAGTAGTATTCAATATTGTTTTTGATGGTGTAATTCCGCGTTACCGGCGGTTTTACGCTTTCATCAACAATCTGCAATTCACAGTTGACGGGGTTGTCGTGGCGATCGTAGTCGCAGCTTTGCCTGACGTTGCCGATCCGCCGGTCATTCAACGTGCTGATAGCGGTGTAATCCATCTTTTTGCGTTTATCTTTTGACGGCGTGGCAACCACCGACAGATGCTCATCCTTCGCTTCGGTGGTTTTCCCCAGCGGATAACCATCACTGTCGTAACGATAGGTAATGCGCATATCTTCACCGCGCGCGGAAATAACAAAACCATTGTCATCGGTGTCCCACGTCACGCCCGAAGCGGGCAACGCCGCCAGTTGACACTTTCCCTGCAACCGCAACAGCTTTTTCTGCGAGATAGCATCAAGGTAATAGTTGGCATCCAGTACCAGTGACGCGCCGGTGTTGTTTTCCAGATCGTGAAATTCCAGCAGGTCGAAGCACCCTTCTTCCGACATCTTGCCGGTCACGTATTTCGACACTTTCCCTTGCGCGTCCATCAGCGTCTGGCTGAAATCTTTCACCGGGCCGCGCAACGGGTCAAAATCAAACTCGCTGGAAAAGCTCGCCATTTCCGGGGTAAAAGCCGCTGGCGTCGACGAATTATCACATCCCGCTAAAATCAGCGTCACTGGCGCCATCATCAGCAATTTCTTCACGCTTTTTTCCTGTTCGGAGTGTTTTCCCGTCAATAGTAGCAACTAAACCCCGCTTTCGAACAGCCATGACATATGACTTCCACGCTCCACATTGGGATCAGCAAGTTAGCTCTGCTATCCTTTGAAGACTATCCAACACAAGGAGGCGAATATGAAATCTGCAAAATGGTTACTGGCATTATTGATTGCGGCATCCACGCCCGCGCTGGCGGCCCCCGATTCCTGCGAACGCGTAAAAGAGGAAATCGCGCAAAAGATCATTAACAACGGCGTCCCGGAGTCTGGATTCACCCTTGACATCGTCCCGAACGATCAGGCTGATAAGGCAGGCTCGCAGGTGGTTGGTCACTGCGCGAACGACACCTTTAAAATTCTCTACACCCGTACAAATGATGCACAGTAATGCGTGACAACGTCACGAATCTCTATAATAAAAGCGTGAATTAACTGAAGTTGCCGGGCAGACAGAACGCTGCCCGGTGGTTTAGGGTATTACGCGAAAACGCGGTCTACCGCCAGCACGCTGCCGAGGATAGAAACATCGACATAGTGCGACAGGTCGCGCTGTTCGGCGCGTGGCAGGTACGGCAATTCACCGATGAGCGGCGCAGGAAGCTTTTTACTCAGGACTTCTATGATTTCAGCATAATGCGCCAACCCCGGGTTGATGCGATTCGCCACCCAGCCAATCAGCGGCAGACCATCATTGGCAATCGCCTGCGCCGTCAACAACGCATGGTTGATACACCCTTCCTGGATCCCCACCACCAGTATGACAGGGAGTTGTTCCTGCACTACCCACTCTGAGAGCGGACGCAAATCGTTCATCAGGCTGCGCCAGCCGCCGGTGCCTTCCACCACAACGTGATCGACCTGCTGGCTCAGTTGCGCCAGACCGTTCGACAGCAGCGAGTAATTAATTGGGCCACTGTGCGCAACACTGCTTTCCTCTTCACTGAAGGCCAGAGGATTGACCGCCGCATAAGGTAAATCCGGTGTGGATACACTTTGTAGCACCAACGCATCTTTGTTACGCAGCCCGTCTGGCGTCTCTTTACTACCCTTCGCAACCGGTTTGTAGCCTGCAACGCTTTTGCCGCTGGCAGCCAGCGCCTGCAGCAAAGCGCGGGAAACGACAGTTTTCCCGACCGCAGTATCAGTTCCCGTTACAAAGAAACGCTTAAGCATCACTAACTCCACAGTTATGCCGGTAAAATATCAAGAAAGGTAATTATTCAAAGTAATGAAAGTCTACGCGATGCCAGAATGGTACAGATTGAGATAGCGCAATTTTTCTTGAACTACGAAAAATTGTTAACCCTGTAACAGTCGAATCAGTAAAGATCCGTTATAGAGAGCGTCCTTTACCAGTGCGGCCCCGGCCATGGTGCCACGGTTGGAAAATTGCGTGCTTTCCACCGCGATATGCCGACTGTAGGCGGGTAAGGATTGCTGGCGAATACAATCTGTTATCGCCGGGAAGAGAATGTCTGCCGCCTGGTTAAACGGCGAGCCGATCAATATTTTTTGCGGGTTAAACAAATTCACCATGATCGCGAGGATGCGCCCGACGTTAGTGCCGACGCCGCTGATAATGTCTTTTGCCAGCAGATCCCCTTTCAGCGCCGCCTGACACAGCCAGTCTACGCTGAGCGGTTGCTGATGCAGCATAGAACTCATCGACTGGTTCATCCGCACCTGCGCCAGTTCCAGTACGCTTTCTACACTGGCGATAGTTTCCAGACAGCCATGGTTGCCGCAATAACAGCGTTTGCCGTAAGGATCGACCTGCGTATGGCCAATCTCCACCAGGCTGCTGCTACCGGCATGGAGCAGTCGCCCGTCGGTGATCACCCCGGCGCCGACGTTATGGTCGATGACCACCTGAATCACGTCGCGGGCGCCACGCGAGGCGCCAAACAGCGATTCGGCCATGGTCCAGGCGCTGATATCGTGCTGAATGTACACCGGTACGCCGGTGTGCTCAGCCAGCGTTTCGCCAAGCGGCACGTCCTTCACGTCGTCATAAAACGGCATCCGGTAAATAATGCCGTTTTCCGTATCGATAATCCCCGGCAGGGTAATGGCGATCGCGGTCAGACGTTCCAGCATGTGCTGATGGCGGATAAAAAACTGGTCGATGTGAGTAATGATGCGGGTCAGAAACGGGGTGGGATCCTGTAACGGTAGCGGCAACTGTTCTTCCACCACCAGCTTGCTGCTGAGATCGCGCAGCGCCAGATGGATTTCGCCACGGTTAATACGCAGCGACAGATAATGCCACGCTTCTGTCTCTACCATCAGCCCGACGGCGGGTCGGCCACGGCTGCCTGGCTCCTGGATTTCCGTCTCCTGCACCAGATGCGCTTCAAGCATTTCGCGAACAATCTTGGTGATGCTGGCCGGAGCCAGTTGCGCGAGCCGGGAGAGATCAATGCGCGAAACCGGACCGAGCTGATCAATCAGGCGATACACCGCTCCTGCGTTCGTCTGCTTTATTTGATCAATATGCCCTGGCTGACTATCGGCTACCACCACTGTCTTCCTTATTTTCGCGCTTCGAAATAAACTTTGGGCTATGGTGAAGCACTTCAATAGCGGTCGTCAAATATTTACTTAGCCGTGTGATTTACTGCACATTTTTAACCCTGATTCAGCAGAATTATTAAGTATTCGCCACATGAATGAGATGCTCTTTGAACCGTTCCGTCGCCTGGCTGAGTTCGCGATGTTTCGACCACACCAGCCACATTTCCGACACGGCTTCTTCTTCGGTGATCGGTAACCAGCACATTTCATGCAATTGCACCCGCTTAAACGACGCCGGTAAAATCGACACCCCAAGCCCCGCGGCGACCAGACCGATGATTGTCATCGCCTCGCCCACCTCCTGTGTAATCACCGGCGTCAGGCCGAAACGCCGCATCAGACCAAGAATGTCGTCATACAGACCGGTTCCCACATGCGGATCGAAAAAGACAAACGGTTCTTTCGCCAGATCGTAAAGGCTGACTGATGATTGCTGCGCCAGCGGATGTACGCGCGGGATCATCGCCAGCAGCGGTTCACGCAAGATCATCTGCCACGCCAGCGTGTCCGGCAGTTGCGTATTGCGCATCAGCCCCAGATCCAGCGTTCCTTCATTCAGTGGCGCTATCTGTTCGCGGGTGTTGATCTCGCGTGTCTGCAAATGCACATCCGGGTAACGCTGGCGAAACATCGACAACGTATCAGACACCGCTTTAATAAATGGCGCCGATGACGTAAACCCGATGCGCAGTTCCCCTGTCTCACCCTGATGAAGCCGTTCCGCGCGCGAGGCGGCATCTTCGACCATGCTCAGGATCTGCCGGCTGTCCGCCAGAAACTGTTTGCCGGCCGCTGTCAGGCTCACGCTGCGGTTGGTACGGGCAAACAGGCGTGCGCCGATCTGCTGTTCAAGCGCCTGAATTTGTTGGCTCAAGGGTGGCTGAGAGATGTTCAGCCGCGCCGCGGCGCGTCCGAAATGCAACTCTTCGGCGACAGCAATAAAATAGCGGAGGTGACGCAGTTCGATATTCATATATAAGAAGTATCATTTGAGATTATTAATATATTAGACAGAATATTTACAATTTCCTACTCTGGTGTTGCGTCTTTCTGACGTGTGATGAACCGCTCGTTTTTGCAAGGATCTACTGTGAGTCGTACTACTACCGTTGATACCGCCCCGGCTGGCGATATCAACGAAGCACCAGCATCTCAGCCAACGGAATTTATCCGGCGAGGAACGCCCCAGTTTATGCGCGTTACCCTCGCCCTTTTCTCTGCCGGTCTGGCGACCTTTGCCCTGCTCTATTGCGTGCAACCCATTCTGCCGATTCTGTCGCATGAATTTGGTATCTCGCCTGCCAGCACCAGTATTTCACTGTCGATTTCCACCGCGATGCTGGCGATAGGCCTGCTGTTTACCGGCCCGCTCTCCGATGCGATTGGCCGCAAACCAGTGATGGTCACCGCGCTGCTGCTGGCCTCCTGCTGTACATTGCTTTCCACGATGATGACCAGCTGGCATGGCATTCTGATCATGCGTGCGCTGATTGGCCTGTCGTTGAGCGGCGTGGCGGCGGTCGGCATGACCTACCTGAGCGAAGAGATCCACCCCAGTTTTGTGGCGTTCTCGATGGGGCTGTACATCAGCGGCAACTCTATTGGCGGAATGAGCGGACGTCTGCTGACCGGGGTGTTTACCGATTTTCTCGGCTGGCGTATCGCAATGGCCGTCATCGGCTGCTTCGCCCTCGCCTCTGCGCTGATGTTCTGGCGGATCCTGCCCGAATCGCGCCATTTCAGGCCCACGTCACTGCGGCCAAAAACGTTGTTTATCAACTTCCGTCTGCACTGGCGCGATCGCGGTTTACCGCTGTTGTTCCTTGAAGGTTTTCTGCTGATGGGGGCGTTCGTTACGCTGTTTAACTACATCGGTTATCGTCTGATGATGTCACCGTGGTCACTGAGCCAGGCGGTGGTGGGTTTACTGTCTGTTGCTTATCTCACTGGCACATGGAGTTCGCCAAAAGCCGGTGCGATGACCACGCGATACGGGCGCGGCCCGGTGATGCTGTTCGGTATCGCCGTGATGCTCACCGGTTTGCTGGTGACGCTGTTTTCCTCCCTGTGGCTGATTTTTGCGGGCATGCTGCTGTTTTCTGCCGGTTTCTTTGCCGCACACTCGGTCGCCAGCAGCTGGATTGGTCCACGCGCCCGCCGTGCCCGCGGACAAGCGTCGTCGCTGTATCTGTTCAGCTACTATCTGGGCTCCAGCATCGCCGGGACCCTCGGCGGGGTTTTCTGGCATAACTACGGCTGGAATGGCGTCGGCGGGTTTATCGCGTCGATGCTGGTTGTGGCGCTACTAGTGGGAGCATCGTTGCACAGGCGGTTGCATTAACATTTATGGGAATATGAAGCACTGGCGAAAGGTTCCGTTCACTTCCAGTGCATTACTTCTCTGGAACCATACCGCCCGTTACCTCTGAAATCCGCGCCGGGAGCCTGCTCCCGGCGTTGTACAAACGGTTACACGCCGATACCAAACACTCACGGAAAGCCTTTAAACACAGGGATATAGTTTCTTCAACGGCCCCGCAGTGGGGTTGAAATGAAGAAACTAATTTCGAGGGTATCAGAATGAATAAAGTATTAGCTCTGGTTGTTGCCGCTGCTATGGGTCTGTCTTCCGCTGCATTCGCGGCTGACACTGCAACCTCTACTGCGGCGCCGGCAGCACCTGCTGCAACAGCCTCTACCACCACTCAGGCTGCTCCGGCAAAAACGATGCATCATAAAAAACACAAAAAAGCAGCACCGGCTCAGAAAGCCCAGGCTGCTAAAAAGCACCACAAAAAAGCGGCAAAAGCTGAAGCAACCAAACCGGTAGAACAGAAAGCTCAGGCTGCTAAGAAACACAAAAAACACGTGAAACACGAAGCCACTAAACTGGCTGCCAAACCAGCTGCATAATCTCGTCTGGTCGTACATTCCTGTGTAAATAAATCGGCGCTGGTTCAGCGCCGTTTTTTTCTGGAGAGCAATGATGTTGCGGCGCTATCGATTTGAGCTCATCCTTATTCTGCTGATTATTTGCGCGCTTATTGCGACGAGATTTTTCTTATCCTGAATGTAGCACGCTGATTTTACTCCCCCTTTTCTGCTGTCCCGTCTATAGTTGTTTCATTGGGTTCACTTTTAATAATTCTAATTGCCCCATCAGAGTGAGATATGCGTAAATTCGTAGTACCTGTTCTGGGATCGTTTTGCTTGTTTTGTACTTTCGCCCACGCCGACAGCCCGGATGATGACAGCATCAGTGCGAGCGAAGTGAAAACACTCTTTTTCGGGCAGGACGACAGGATACGCGTCACCAATCCCACCGACGCCCCCTGGGACGCCATCGGTCAACTGGAAACCGAAAGCGGGAATCTCTGCACCGCAACACTTATCTCGCCACGTCTGGCACTCACCGCCGGTCATTGCCTGTTGACGCCGCCCGACGCAACGCCGGATAAAGCCGTCGCACTGCGTTTTGTGTCGCAAAAAGGCGTCTGGCGCTATGAAATTCACGGTATTGAAGGACGCGTTGAACCCTCGCTGGGCCGCCGTCTGAAGGCCGATGGCGACGGCTGGATTGTGCCGTCATCCGCCGCGCCGTGGGATTATGGGCTGATTATTCTGAACTATGCGCCGTCCGGCATCACGCCGTTGCCGCTGTTTGAGGGCAACAGAGCAGCGCTTATCGCTGCGCTGAAAGCCAGCAACCGCCAGGTGACACAGTCCGGTTATCCGCTCGATCATATTGACGATCTTTACAGCCATCAGGACTGCATCGTCACCGGTTGGGCGCAGACCTCCGTAATGTCGCACCAGTGCGATACGCTCCCCGGCGACAGCGGCTCTCCGCTTCTGCTGAAAACCGATGCAGGCTGGCAGGTGATTGGCGTACAAAGCTCGGCGCCCGCGGCGAAAGATCGCTGGCGCGCCGACAACCGCGCCATCTCCGTCACTGGTTTTCATGACAAACTGGAAGCGCTGGCAAAAGAATCGCCTTAATACTGGCGCTGCTGGCGTAACTGCAACAGCGAGGCAATGGGCACCGGCTCGCTGAAGTAAAACCCCTGCAACAGATCACACCCCGCCAGGCGCAGCAACGTGAGCTGTTTTTCGGTCTCCACGCCTTCGGCAATGACAGTCATTCCGAGCGCACTGGCGACGCGGATTGCGCCGCACACCAGCGCCTCCGCCTGCTCATCATCCGCCACCAGACCCGCCAGCGATTTGTCGATTTTGACGGTATCAAAGCTAAAACGCCGCAGATAACCGAGGCTCGAATAGCCGGTACCGAAATCATCGAGCGCTACGGTGGTGCCAAGGTTTTTAAGATTGAGGATTGCCGTGCGGGCACGCTCGGGGCTTTCCAGTACGTAAGTTTCCGTGACTTCGAGTTGCAGGCGAGAAGCAGGAAAACGGCAGGCGCCCAGAACCCCTGCCACCTTCTCTTCAAATCCGGGATCGCGAAACTGCGCCGGGGAGATATTCACCGACAGCCGGAGATCTTCCAGCGGCTGCAAATCCTGACAGGCGCGGCGTAAAACGAATTGCCCCAGCGAATAAATCAACCCGCCGGTTTCAGCGATACTAATGAACTCATCCGGCTTCAGTTCACCTTTTGGCCGCCTTGGCCAGCGCACCAGCGCCTCGACGATAATCATCGTTTGCGTGTGAGCATCAACGATCGGCTGATACCAGACGTCAAATTCGTCGTTTTCCAGCCCCAGGCGAATGTCGTTTTCGATCATCAACTGGTATTCCCGGGCGCTATTCAGCTCGGCGTCATAATGGGTGATCCGCCCTTTTCCGGTGATCTTGGAGTGGTACATCGCGATATCGGCGCGGCGAAACAGTTCATTCCGCAGACAGTCCGCAGGCGAACCGCTGGCAATACCAATGCTGGCGCCGATATGAATGGTGCGTTCACCCAGTCGGACGGGCGAGTTAAGACATTCCAGCACCCGCCCGGCAAAAGCCGACGCCTGCACCTCGGACTCTTCACCTTCGAGGGTCATGGCAAACTCGTCACCCCCCAGCCGCGCCAGCATGCCGCCCGGCGGGACAATCGCCTGTAGCGTGTGGGCGATGCGAATAATCAGCTCATCGCCCACATCATGACCGTGCACATCGTTGACGTCTTTAAATCCATCGAGATCGATAAAAACGGCGGTTTTGATTTCGTTATTACCCGGGTTCTGCGCATCTTCCAGCCGTTCGATCAGCGCGCGGCGGTTGGGTAAATGACTGAGCCAGTCCGTCAGGGCGATATCCCGCGCGTACTTTTCATTGCGCGCCAGCTTAAACAGCCCCACACCGCTGAAGAGGATAAACAACATAATCAACCCGGCGGCCAGCAGTGCGATGCGGAGGATATCGCCGGAAGCCGCTTCTGCCGCCTCCGCACCCGGCAGCCGTGGATGCCAGTTAAGATAACCCACGACCGCGCCGCTGGCAGTGCGCAGTGGTACGCTGAAGCCACTGGTTTTTGCCGCGGTCATGTTGAGATTATTAATCTGAAAGGTATTTCCCAGCTCTTTAAGAATGGCGGCATTAATATGGCGGGTAATCACCAGATAGCGGCGCGTGCTGTCATAAACTTCCAGCCGACCGGTCATCGGGCGAATCAGACCGATCCCGATAATAGCGACACCCGCGCCTGTCCTGGTGATCCCGGCATAGATATTTTTTCCACTTTGCAGTGCCTCGCCGTGAAGATGAATAATAGACTGCAGGCCATCCCCTAAAAAACGCATGCTGGTCTGTGTAAATGGTTCGCTGTGAAACGATCCCCACAGCAATTTGAAATTCTGGTCGAGAACAAAAGTACCGTCATACAAATTGTTGACTTTATAACCCGCACCCCAGGTTTCATATAACCAGGCTGCGTCCAGAGCCGGAGGATATACTTTGTGCACGGCATCGTTCCAGATGGCATTATCGATTACCAGAGAAAGTACGCGATTAACGGAAGTCTGAATCGCCCCTTCGACGGCAAGCGTCGTGCGGTGTTTATCTATTTCGTTAGCTTTGGAACTGATGAGATGGAGAGAAAGATAAAGCAACGCAACAATAGAAACGACAAGACCTGTCCCGGCCATAAAAATCATTATAAAAAGCGTCCGTGCGGTAGGAATATTGCGCCACTTTAACGGATTGACCATTCACTACCCTCATACAGACAGAGGCCGGGAAAAAATTTCCCGTTCTTTCCGTTAAGCGTAATACAGCCATTAAATTTCGCTGCCCGTAAATACAGACAGCGATCACATCAGGCGAGTTTTATCATTACCATGCCGAGGATCAGCAGGATGACGCCAGCCCAACCTTTGCCGTTCAGACGCTGACCAAACAGCACCCAACCCGCCGCCAGCGTCGCGGCGATACCAAAACCGCCCCACAGGGCATAGGCTACGGAAAGATCTATCCCCTTTACCGCCTGTGACAACGCGCTGAACGCCGCCAGCACGGCGGCCAGCGACAGGATGCCGTAGGTTTTACGTCGAAAACCGTCTGAAAACTTTAAAAACACATTAGCCACAATTTCCAGCACAATGGCCAGCGCCAGCCAGGCGCCGTGGAACCACTCAAACTGTTGCATGAGTTGGCTCCTTCTTCAGCACGACCGTTTTGCGGGTGCCAGATTTAATCAGTACAATTCCCACGACCAGGGTCAACAGACCGGCCATTTTCATCATCGACAGGGTTTCATCAAATAACAATACGCTGAACAGGGTGATCAGCAAAATACCAATCCCTTCCCACAAGGCATAGGCCACACCGAGGGCGATTTTTTTCACTGCAAACGCCAGGAAAATATAAGAAAGGGTGATCATTATCAGCATTAAAATAAAACCGGTACGGTCATCACTGATGCTTGCCCATTTCATAGACAAAGTGCCCGTAATTTCGGCAACGATAGCTAATGCCAACAAAATCCAGTAAAACATCTTTTTTTCTCCTGCTAGAGAATATATTCCTTGACGGCTAGCGACTTAGCGCGAACCGATAAAAATCAAATACGATTTAGCCAGACGTGAAACGTCAGCTCAGGCAGAAAAAAAGACTATAGCGCGGTGCGCCAGTGCTGCTCACCCAGGGAATGAGTAAAAGAAGAGGAAAGCGTAACAGAGTGGGTAAAAAATAACGTCCTGAACATATTGTCCATAAAATTACAATTATCCGCGGTGTTGCTTCTCGTCATTGCGGATGAAAATTGTCCTCAGTAGTTAAACACGCTAAATTTGTAGCATAACGCCACATTTTACTCAAAACCTTTTCATTTCTTTACTGAATATATTTAGTTGTATTACCTCCTGACGGCGATGCGTCAGGAGGTAATGACTATTTTTGCAGACGGTCGACGCGCAGGATCGGCGGCGTCATTTTTTTATCCAGACTGCCGTTGATGCTTAACAACTGGTCGGGCTGCACCTCCCGCCCATCGAACACCGCAGCGGGAATAATGGCTTCAATACGGTCGGTTTTATCGCGGAAAACGTAGCGATCGTCGCCCAGATGCTTGATCAGATTGCCGCGCAGCGAAATCGTCGCGCCGTCATGCATCGTTTTCGCAAATTTAACGGTCATGACGTGTTCATCTTCGGTGCCACGGTAGCCGTCCTCTATCTTATGGGGTGGAGGTGGCGCCGCATCGCTTTTTAAGCCCCCTGCTTCTTCTGCCGCATAGCCGTTTTGCATCATGAGAAAACAGTATCCCAACAGTAATAGTTTTTTCACGTATTCCTCCACGTTGTCCGTTGCCTTGACTTATTAAGCCTGGTTGCTATTTTTAAATTTTACAAACGTAAATGCACATAATTGTCTCTTTCAGAATAGTATTGCCGATGGTAAATAACCTTTATAAATAACGGATCAGCGAGATATTTATGTATGAAACAACAAGATAAGGAAGATCCTCGTGTTGAGGAAAGCCCCAGCGCTCTGAACTTTGAATATAATATTAATCGCTTTGGTGTGCTTTTTTTACTCGCAATCATTATTGCTGCCTTAGCAGGACTTTTTTCTAATGGGCTGCTTAGTTCTGCCAGCAAACAAAATACCCCTCATACGTTCGATGTTAATTATGATCGTTTCGCAAGATTAATGAGTGAATCAGAAATAAATATTACCATTCAGGATCTTCATGCTGACCGCTATATGGTCAGTATTGGCAATTCGCTACTGGATAATTATCAGTTGGGCGATATTCGACCTGAGCCGGACAAAATGTACAGTCATGGCGGCACACTGTATTTAATGTACAACGCCGCGGACTTTCCGCCTCCGCTTTCGCTGTGGATTTCCATTACTCCACGAAAACCGGGTAACGTCACCAGTACAGTTAAGGTCAATAGCGAAGCCGAAATAACCTACCGTCAGTTTGTCTATCCCTAGGAGATGCTATGGAAATGGTATTCAGAGCGATAGCAATATATCTTATCCTGTTGATTGTATTCAAAATAGCAGGAAGAAGAACGCTGTTGCAAATGACCAGTTTCGACCTGATTTTATTATTGATCATCAGTGAAGCAACACAGCAAGCACTGCTCAGTACCGATTATTCCGTAACGGGGGCGATGCTCACCATTGTGACATTAATTGTGGTCGATATCCTGTTCGGTTTTATGAAGAAGCGTTTTTCTCGCGCTGAACAGTTACTGGATGGCGCACCGGTTATCCTGATTGAAAATGGCATTCCTGTCGACAGCAAGATAAAAAAAGTTAACGTCTCCACGGATGATATTATGCTGGTGGCCAGACAGAATCATGGAATTTATCAGATCGAGAAAATTAAATTTGCCATCCTTGAGCGTAACGGACAAATATCGATTATTCCGGCAGACGGTTAACCGCCTGCCGGTCATTATTATTTATCACGCTCTGGTTGTTTATCCCCTGACTCCGGCGCGTTGGCCGGATCGTCTTTTTCTTTTTCAATCATTAGCAGCTTGTTCATATTACCTCCAGACCTGATATCTAGCTGATGATATTTAAGCGTAGGAACATTATGCGGGATTAACAAGCATTGCGCCGAAGCCGATTAAAAAATGCCGCCTGATTCAATACATTCCATTATTAAGATTCATCTTAAAATTGAACAGGCGGTTGGCTGCCATACTCTTTCCACTGAAAAAATATCGAGGTCTGTATGTCTGTTGTTGTGATTACTGGTGGCAGTGCGGGCGCAGGAAAAGCCACTGCCCTGCGTTTTGCCGATGCCGGATACGATATTGCTGTTATCGCCAGGGGCGATGCGGGGCTGGAAGCCACGCGTGTCGCCTGTGAACGTCGCGGCGTCAGGGTGCAGGTCTTCAGCGTTGACGTTGCTGATGCCGACGCGGTAATGCAGGCGGCGCGTGAGACGGAAGAAAACCTCGGCGAGATCGCGGTCTGGGTCAACAATGCCATGTGTGCCGTTCTCTCGCCTTTTGCAACGATGAGCCACGACGAGTTTCGCCGGGTGACAGAAGTGACCTATTTTGGCTTCGTCAACGGCACCCGGGCGGCGCTTGAAGTGATGGCCCGGCGTAATCGTGGCGTGATTATTCAGGTCGGTTCTGCGCTTGCGTACCGCTCCATTCCACTTCAGTCGGCTTACTGTGGCGCAAAAGCGGCAATCCGCGGTTTTACCGATGCGGTGCGCACAGAACTGATGCATGAGAAAAGCGGCATT from Trabulsiella odontotermitis includes the following:
- a CDS encoding YdeI family stress tolerance OB fold protein, with product MMQNGYAAEEAGGLKSDAAPPPPHKIEDGYRGTEDEHVMTVKFAKTMHDGATISLRGNLIKHLGDDRYVFRDKTDRIEAIIPAAVFDGREVQPDQLLSINGSLDKKMTPPILRVDRLQK
- a CDS encoding DUF421 domain-containing protein, with product MEMVFRAIAIYLILLIVFKIAGRRTLLQMTSFDLILLLIISEATQQALLSTDYSVTGAMLTIVTLIVVDILFGFMKKRFSRAEQLLDGAPVILIENGIPVDSKIKKVNVSTDDIMLVARQNHGIYQIEKIKFAILERNGQISIIPADG
- a CDS encoding SDR family oxidoreductase, with translation MSVVVITGGSAGAGKATALRFADAGYDIAVIARGDAGLEATRVACERRGVRVQVFSVDVADADAVMQAARETEENLGEIAVWVNNAMCAVLSPFATMSHDEFRRVTEVTYFGFVNGTRAALEVMARRNRGVIIQVGSALAYRSIPLQSAYCGAKAAIRGFTDAVRTELMHEKSGIQITMVQLPGMNTPQFAWARNKMGFAMQPVPPVYQPEVAAEAIYSVTRRPVRELWVGKSTLQSIVGQFLFPRFLDRLMVKKAWAGQLTGEPHFTAQDDNLFTPLQEHHHTHGRFGEGARNQALNVSSDLPGKALSCAAVVTGVLVLARLLQRKR